From Mya arenaria isolate MELC-2E11 chromosome 1, ASM2691426v1, a single genomic window includes:
- the LOC128225173 gene encoding proprotein convertase subtilisin/kexin type 5-like yields MFFCIDSGQCIGNDSVCDGFTNCRDGEDESPPACTIDVCRQLDSFFCQDSQQCIDKYFVCNSDTECPDGEDEAHPACNMDVCRQKDIIFCNVSMQCIGRYLVCNGVEDCGYGEDETPTACALKQQCESNWSLSEGCFIRCKPGYFGKYCQSCVDKCLNGKCEKQTGICLDCTPGYFGEYCEQNCSKECVNGICNSKSGICKDCIPGYFGKYCEETCSNECLNGICNSSSGICKDCIRTYYENCSLECGQECRERDGFPQCDRQSGNCLHGCNLYYFGHNCNKTCRNCKGDSSNDPCGINGVCYFGCKNDYWDKNCNTKCNANCQGDEHGNRCNASTGECLYGCTLGWSGRSCEDVSSVQSTTSESTEKENVNSLKTTLIVISACFIVVLVVAGIICYFWGQKRLNRQMNERKELRQNFPVGDPPEQEPSGSPTRESSSLYADINEESMELYHYICEQNVPDHFEEISVTKYDGNTEIVHLKEFTVTSNSRRSITQSEGKNELDSTDETKSRQSVTQSEGGLDQVENTNGIDRRRSFVNSSRSNESVCTNEYFDLDTWSQTTKAENRRMLAAKYCEEEKDIFGDLGQFQVDYIHAIEREESESESDEVEHQDIKQNIEYSLLLSHTAQVDENFCLDDRNSSTSEQPAQSHPEANMDDEINIKSPLQTTK; encoded by the exons ATGTGATGGATTTACAAACTGTCGTGACGGAGAAGATGAGTCTCCTCCTGCATGTA CCATAGATGTATGCCGTCAACTAGACAGTTTTTTCTGTCAGGATTCCCAGCAGTGCATCGACAAGTATTTTGTATGTAACAGTGATACAGAATGTCCAGACGGTGAAGATGAGGCTCATCCTGCATGCA ACATGGATGTTTGCCGTCAAAAGGATATAATTTTCTGTAACGTGTCTATGCAGTGCATTGGCAGGTATCTCGTATGTAATGGAGTTGAAGATTGTGGTTACGGTGAAGATGAAACTCCTACTGCGTGCG CTCTTAAACAGCAGTGTGAATCAAACTGGTCCTTAAGCGAAGGCTGCTTTATTCGATGTAAACCTGGATATTTTGGCAAATATTGCCAAAGTTGTGTAGACAAATGTTTGAATGGGAAATGTGAGAAACAAACTGGAATTTGTCTGGACTGTACACCTGGTTATTTTGGCGAGTATTGCGAgcaaaattgttcaaaagaaTGTGTGAATGGGATATGCAACAGCAAAAGTGGAATTTGTAAGGACTGTATACCTGGTTATTTTGGCAAGTATTGTGAGGAAACCTGTTCAAATGAATGTCTTAATGGAATATGTAATAGCTCAAGCGGAATTTGTAAGGACTGTATTCGAACGTATTATGAAAACTGTTCGCTAGAATGTGGTCAGGAATGTCGCGAAAGAGACGGTTTCCCGCAATGTGACAGACAAAGTGGAAATTGCTTGCATGGCTGCAATCTTTATTACTTCGGACACAATTGCAACAAAACATGTAGAAACTGCAAAGGAGATTCCTCCAATGATCCATGCGGTATAAACGGTGTATGCTACTTTGGATGTAAGAACGACTATTGGGACAAGAATTGCAACACTAAATGCAATGCCAACTGCCAAGGTGACGAACATGGGAACAGGTGTAATGCGTCCACTGGGGAATGTTTATACGGCTGTACTCTTGGATGGAGTGGTAGATCATGTGAGG ATGTGAGCAGTGTGCAATCTACGACCTCTGAATCGACCGAAAAAGAGAACGTCAACTCCTTAAAGACAACTTTGATAGTCATATCAGCTTGCTTCATTGTGGTTCTCGTTGTTGCCGGTATTATCTGCtacttttggggtcaaaaaAG ATTGAACCGTCAGATGAATGAACGCAAGGAGCTCCGCCAAAATTTTCCAGTTGGCGATCCACCAGAACAAGAACCATCTGGGTCTCCCACACGGGAAAGTTCTAGTCTGTATGCAGATATCAACGAAG AATCCATGGAACTTTATCATTACATCTGTGAGCAAAATGTACCAGATCACTTTGAAGAAATCAGCGTCACAAAATATGACGGTAATACCGAGATCGTGCATTTAAAAGAATTTACGGTCACTAGTAATTCCCGACGGAGCATCACACAATCTGAAGGCAAAAATGAACTTGACAGTACTGACGAAACAAAATCCCGGCAGAGTGTCACACAATCGGAGGGTGGTCTTGATCAAGTAGAAAATACGAACGGAATTGATCGCCGACGTAGTTTCGTAAACTCCAGTAGAAGCAATGAATCTGTGTGCACGAACgaatattttgaccttgacaCTTGGAGTCAAACAACCAAGGCCGAAAATAGACGAATGCTAGCTGCTAAATATTGCGAAGAGGAGAAAGACATATTTGGTGATTTAGGACAATTTCAGGTGGATTATATTCATGCTATTGAGAGGGAAGAATCTGAATCTGAATCTGATGAAGTAGAACATCAAgatataaaacagaatataGAGTATTCCCTTTTATTAAGTCATACAGCACAAGTCGACGAAAACTTCTGTTTAGATGATCGAAATAGTAGTACTTCCGAACAGCCTGCTCAATCGCATCCTGAAGCAAATATGGAcgatgaaataaacattaaaagtcCATTGCAAACGACAAAGtga